The proteins below come from a single Psychrobacter sp. PL19 genomic window:
- a CDS encoding SDR family NAD(P)-dependent oxidoreductase, giving the protein MTLTTNELASAVASNVAGKRILITGGASGIGAASALLLASRGAKLVIGDLAEESGRAVAQQAQDAGHTVVFKKVDVTSADEVRALFAFAIQELGGLDVVVNNAGIDHKPAPMHELSDDDFDRNIAVNLKGVWHCMRAAITCMAPNGGGHVINVASIAGLRSAPLLSAYSAAKHGVMGLTKSAAHEYARVNIRFNAVCPSFIDTPMVRNTMANMDERAQQSLIKASPLRRLGTVDEVSGAIAWLASDESSFMNGQAFTLDGGMLA; this is encoded by the coding sequence ATGACACTGACCACAAATGAACTGGCATCAGCGGTTGCTAGTAATGTAGCCGGTAAACGGATTTTAATCACCGGCGGTGCTTCAGGAATTGGTGCGGCAAGTGCACTTTTACTAGCGAGTCGTGGTGCTAAGCTAGTGATTGGCGATTTGGCTGAAGAGTCTGGTAGGGCTGTCGCACAACAAGCGCAGGATGCTGGCCATACAGTCGTGTTTAAAAAGGTGGATGTAACCAGCGCTGATGAAGTACGCGCTCTGTTTGCCTTTGCTATACAAGAGCTGGGTGGCCTTGATGTGGTGGTGAACAATGCCGGTATCGATCACAAGCCTGCACCCATGCATGAACTCAGCGACGATGACTTTGACCGTAATATCGCTGTTAATTTAAAAGGCGTCTGGCATTGTATGCGAGCAGCCATTACTTGTATGGCACCTAATGGTGGCGGGCATGTGATCAATGTTGCTTCTATCGCAGGCTTGCGTTCAGCACCCTTGCTTTCCGCTTATAGCGCTGCTAAGCACGGGGTCATGGGACTTACCAAATCTGCCGCTCATGAATATGCCCGGGTTAATATTCGCTTTAATGCGGTATGTCCAAGCTTTATTGATACGCCGATGGTACGTAACACCATGGCTAATATGGATGAGCGCGCCCAGCAATCGCTAATAAAAGCCAGTCCGCTACGCCGTTTAGGGACTGTGGATGAGGTTTCAGGTGCCATTGCATGGCTGGCCAGTGACGAGAGCAGCTTTATGAATGGTCAGGCCTTTACTCTTGATGGTGGTATGTTGGCTTGA